Proteins co-encoded in one Echeneis naucrates chromosome 22, fEcheNa1.1, whole genome shotgun sequence genomic window:
- the LOC115036113 gene encoding uncharacterized protein KIAA1522-like isoform X1 → MSNRDSLGFGDLLPQDVVQVFAQEKQSKRGRKKRRHSLGRALGWLKGKKRKDLGADKKNLGLGPQFDLAMDTHRAGHQGGHKGGQKSGRQTHPHGNSHALPKQLVDDKTPAPPLLQENVFIETSRPKYLEDLHTEALEALKMTQQEDTNHGVEYQDNESTISTMTIQTDGEGGGFMTDSTIPDSSSVVSVQSSVSTRSARSGLTRQGSTFRPLNSGTLKKSEKTKRRRHRKTVAGIPQHVQRELGLDRVGWTMAQAFDEEQFYNGDTDNSPTTDGPKQAAVKQKGGHSNFPEMKVILPLNKDQVEQFNAGHRDDMALLDRLGPGWMTTSNSQKPPSPVMSMSPQAAYMSKIIPNAVLPPSIDVVEISRGQSRSSVRTVSKSSLVLSSPAPSRASSRASSSRTTSSRASTITSASRHNPPHLSDSSCWTNSESSETLVSDSSTISRSSTPRQKRPQDGDASAIEHTVSVHSSHSRPSKCTSNGKLMEKVDMKKDGQFVRSLSVMKPKKAPPPPSRSYSLHNKMKRRSRDLAEVRIRDTSGEENEKNKSRSSKVIDSPGYNADTSSLDDSTGSMSFSPSKSQEVKAEDAAKGEKKDPKDPSQENPVTLHENKLSKIISPSSGYSSQDATSPPLSKQQHNSSPSHKRGLLAKLQKLFPGSSSAASAPSSIPQLEDPENTKSIGDSKSDSVDTIGVNTSVRTLRDLFNIPPHPKVHAPPAPPPEVWAHSRRSVELLLGPPVPDNLYAIIKKNPKDRRQQRQPPSASTEGSVRSLVVERKQKNPAITVDSINGSIHVLERQKVQDKVLWNVQIHKEDNERLTQNVDLKGNGAVPEKDVKVKASDILQGMLLKAAERRGEKLPAVRVEESKMTSTQATEIETHADTLPAISLVHISPCPSPLVSHHPPQPLTQQTAEVVSVKSARAVVSPESSWPPPPPPMAQADRSDEVEFPLLPPPLFGEVGLVMPVEIPPKRPIPGDDISHATTSLGSVVKTGAAQAGPQKSTSSQEIAPQPLNIPPPPPYTAPPPPLEAVSPVTNKKVSLLLKEVFPPPPKEFSPPPLENIPPPLFEVVSPPSTEMSPPPPEEASCPPTEVSPVKLKRSSPTPIQEIPPTTAKDISPPLVIRVSPLPLEEASIPSAEEVPPSSSQEDERQSAVRATLITKLEPPQSIPPPPPLQSLPQLSEQDTDLPRENFQKEAETNPVSSNSILVAPLSIPPPPVIEFLHQSQEVPPNTNDPANSSAPFSLPFEISIPPVPETSPSPGVNIPEPPPLPVQGLSSIKHQPGQVSTENQSQEPIAAHVAQEETTPIVTPSLLQMVKLRSVNNSPEPPKTQDQPQAEVTMRRQQPSNQVSTSSASGETPQKPIRRSLIMTSPPPASPPVVVTSQITLPKSPTIPSSPKKSPPATTVSPSMNLQEAIRLRTAARSKENPISRLSLNSPTSPKDIHKSPSSTASFIFSKSNKKVVIETKASGQNNLEVSSVPKVVGEAELAKKVPPPVAKKPKSKAKENETSEETEQTAGQEAQDESIQDDTEKTNGTAGTVEGGETTST, encoded by the exons ATGTCAAACCGAGACTCACTGGGGTTTGGGGACCTGCTTCCCCAGGATGTCGTTCAGGTTTTTGCCCAGGAGAAGCAAAGCAAAAGGGGCCGTAAGAAGCGCAGGCACTCCCTTGGCCGAGCTCTGGGCTGGCTGAAGggcaaaaagaggaaagatcTTGGTGCTGACAAGAAAAATCTGGGCCTTGGTCCTCAATTTGATCTGGCCATGGATACGCACCGTGCAGGGCATCAGGGTGGGCACAAGGGAGGGCAGAAGTCAGGAAGACAGACACACCCACATGGAAACAGTCATG CTCTCCCAAAGCAATTGGTTGATGACAAGACCCCGGCACCACCCCTGCTCCAGGAGAATGTCTTCATTGAGACCAGCAGGCCCAAGTACCTGGAGGACCTTCACACCGAGGCCCTGGAGGCACTGAAAATGACTCAGCAAGAAG ATACCAATCATGGAGTGGAGTATCAGGATAATGAAAGCACAATA TCAACAATGACAATCCAAACAGATGGAGAAGGTGGCGGCTTTATGACAGACAGCACAATTCCTGACTCCTCCTCTGTCGTCTCTGTACAGTCGTCAGTGTCCACTAGATCAGCCCGATCTGGACTCACCAGGCAAG GATCAACGTTCAGGCCTTTGAATTCTGGAACTCTGAAAAAgtcagagaagacaaaaaggagaagacacagGAAGACTGTTGCTGGTATTCCTCAGCATGTTCAAAGAGAGCTGG GGTTGGACAGAGTGGGCTGGACAATGGCTCAGGCATTCGATGAGGAACAGTTTTATAATGGTGACACTGATAACAGCCCCACCACTGATGGCCCAAAGCAGgcagcagtgaaacaaaagGGAGGTCATTCCAACTTTCCGGAGATGAAGGTCATCCTTCCCCTCAACAAAGACCAAGTTGAGCAGTTCAATGCTGGACATAGGGACGACATGGCCTTGTTAGACCGCTTGGGTCCAGGCTGGATGACCACTTCAAACAGTCAAAAGCCACCTAGCCCTGTCATGTCCATGTCACCCCAGGCCGCTTACATGTCCAAAATAATTCCCAATGCCGTGTTGCCACCATCCATCGATGTGGTAGAAATCAGTCGAGGGCAAAGTCGCAGCAGCGTTCGCACTGTAAGCAAGAGTAGCCTTGTGCTCTCCAGTCCGGCCCCTTCCCGCGCTTCATCCAGAGCCTCTTCATCCAGGACCACTTCCTCCAGAGCCTCCACCATCACCTCTGCCTCCCGCCACAACCCTCCTCACCTGTCTGACAGCTCCTGTTGGACCAACTCTGAGTCCTCAGAGACTTTAGTGTCTGACTCCTCAACCATCTCCAGAAGCAGCACCCCCAGGCAGAAGAGGCCACAGGACGGAGATGCTTCTGCTATAGAGCACACAGTCAGTGTTCACTCTTCACACAGCAGGCCTTCCAAATGCACTTCTAATGGCAAGCTCATGGAGAAAGTAGATATGAAGAAAGATGGACAATTTGTGCGAAGCCTCTCTGTTATGAAGCCAAAGAAGGCTCCACCTCCTCCAAGTCGCTCCTATTCCCTTCACAATAAGATGAAGCGACGGTCACGTGACCTGGCTGAGGTTAGGATTAGGGACACTTCAggtgaggaaaatgaaaaaaacaagtcaAGATCTTCCAAAGTCATCGACAGCCCTGGCTACAATGCTGATACCAGTTCTCTGGACGACTCTACAGGCTCCATGTCATTCAGTCCCTCAAAATCTCAGGAAGTAAAGGCAGAGGACGCAGCAAAGGGTGAGAAAAAAGATCCCAAAGATCCCTCACAAGAGAATCCAGTAACACTTCATGAGAATAAGCTAAGTAAAATAATCTCTCCGTCCAGTGGCTACTCCAGCCAAGATGCAACATCCCCACCACtttcaaaacagcaacacaactcaTCTCCAAGTCATAAGAGAGGGCTCTTAGCAAAGCTTCAAAAGTTATTCCCTGGGTCTTCTTCTGCTGCCTCAGCTCCATCCTCGATCCCACAGCTAGAGGATCCTGAAAATACTAAATCCATTGGGGATTCTAAATCTGACTCAGTTGACACAATTGGTGTCAACACATCTGTAAGGACCTTGAGAGACCTCTTCAACATCCCTCCACACCCTAAAGTACATGCACCACCAGCCCCTCCTCCAGAGGTATGGGCACATAGCAGGCGTTCTGTTGAATTGCTCCTGGGACCCCCAGTGCCTGACAATCTGTACGCCATCATAAAGAAGAATCCAAAGGACAGGCGACAACAGAGGCAGCCTCCCTCTGCATCGACAGAGGGCTCTGTGAGAAGCTTGGTGgtagaaagaaagcaaaagaatcCAGCTATAACAGTAGACTCCATTAATGGATCCATCCATGtgctggagagacagaaagttcAAGATAAAGTGCTTTGGAATGTGCAGATTCACAAAGAGGACAATGAAAGACTGACTCAGAATGTAGATTTGAAAGGAAACGGCGCAGTGCCAGAAAAAGATGTGAAAGTAAAAGCAAGTGACATATTACAGGGGATGCTATTGAAGGCTGCAGAGAGACGTGGAGAAAAGCTGCCAGCAGTGAGAGTAGAAGAAAGCAAAATGACGTCCACACAAGCTACAGAGATAGAAACCCACGCAGATACTTTACCTGCCATTTCATTAGTACACATTTCCCCATGCCCCTCTCCCCTGGTGTCGCACCACCCTCCCCAGCCCCTCACCCAACAGACCGCAGAAGTTGTTTCTGTTAAATCAGCACGAGCTGTTGTGTCCCCAGAGTCATCCTggcccccaccacctccaccaatGGCCCAAGCCGATCGGTCTGATGAGGTAGAGTTCCCCCTACTACCTCCTCCGTTGTTTGGTGAGGTAGGCTTAGTCATGCCGGTTGAAATACCACCAAAGAGGCCTATTCCTGGCGATGACATCTCTCATGCGACTACATCTCTAGGATCAGTGGTGAAAACAGGAGCCGCCCAGGCTGGACCACAGAAGTCCACTTCATCCCAGGAGATTGCACCTCAACCACTCAAtatccctcctccccccccgtATACAGCTCCTCCGCCCCCACTTGAAGCTGTATCCCCTGTTACAAATAAAAAGGTCTCCCTGTTGCTAAAAGAGGTCTTCCCACCGCCTCCTAAAGAGTTCTCTCCACCACCACTCGAAAATATCCCTCCACCACTGTTTGAAGTGGTCTCTCCACCATCCACAGAGATGTCCCCACCACCACCTGAAGAAGCGTCTTGTCCACCTACAGAGGTTTCTCCTGTGAAGCTTAAACGGTCCTCTCCAACTCCGATTCAAGAAATCCCCCCTACCACTGCTAAAGATATCTCGCCTCCACTGGTTATCCGGGTTTCCCCGCTGCCTCTGGAAGAGGCCTCAATCCCATCTGCTGAAGAGGTTCCGCCATCATCTTCTCAAGAAGACGAGCGCCAGTCTGCTGTCAGAGCTACACTCATTACCAAGCTCGAGCCACCACAAAGTATTCCACCTCCACCACCCCTGCAATCACTTCCCCAGCTGTCAGAGCAGGATACTGACCTTCCTCGAGAGAATTTCCAAAAGGAGGCTGAAACTAATCCAGTTTCATCAAACAGTATTCTTGTTGCCCCTCTGAGTATTCCACCACCACCTGTCATAGAGTTTCTGCATCAATCTCAGGAGGTACCACCAAACACTAATGACCCAGCAAATAGCAGCGCCCCGTTTTCTCTCCCATTTGAAATTTCCATTCCACCAGTTCCTGAGACCTCTCCATCTCCGGGTGTAAACATCCCTGAACCTCCACCGCTACCTGTGCAGGGTCTTTCCAGCATCAAGCACCAGCCTGGTCAAGTGAGCACAGAAAACCAAAGCCAAGAACCAATCGCTGCCCATGTTGCACAAGAGGAAACCACTCCCATTGTCACCCCCTCCCTCTTGCAGATGGTCAAACTGCGGTCGGTCAACAACAGTCCTGAGCCTCCAAAAACTCAAGACCAACCACAGGCTGAGGTCACAATGAGGAGACAGCAGCCAAGCAATCAGGTTTCAACCTCATCTGCAAGTGGAGAAACTCCACAAAAGCCCATCAGAAGGTCTCTAATAATGACCTCTCCCCCACCTGCTTCACCTCCCGTTGTAGTCACTTCACAGATAACTCTGCCCAAGTCACCCACAATCCCATCCTCTCCGAAAAAGTCTCCTCCTGCCACGACTGTCTCTCCTTCCATGAACCTACAGGAAGCCATCCGCCTGAGGACGGCAGCCAGATCAAAAGAGAACCCCATATCTCGCCTCAGCTTGAATTCACCTACATCACCAAAAGACATCCATAAGTCCCCCTCAAGCACAGCAAGCTTTATCTTCTCCAAGAGCAACAAGAAAGTGGTGATTGAGACCAAAGCAAGTGGACAGAATAACCTGGAGGTTTCCTCTGTGCCCAAGGTGGTGGGTGAAGCGGAGTTGGCGAAGAAGGTGCCACCACCCGTAGCAAAGAAACCCAAATCGAAGGCCAAAGAGAACGAGACCAGTGAAGAGACGGAGCAAACTGCAGGACAGGAAGCACAAGATGAAAGTATCCAGG ATGATACTGAGAAGACAAACGGGACAGCAGGTACTGTTGAAGGAGGAGAGACAACATCAACATGA